The following coding sequences are from one Coffea arabica cultivar ET-39 chromosome 11e, Coffea Arabica ET-39 HiFi, whole genome shotgun sequence window:
- the LOC113718567 gene encoding putative fasciclin-like arabinogalactan protein 20 produces the protein MASLTVFLSLLTLFSLLSLAQLQSPPPSTSPQPQPPPPSPPQSLLNAAETLSNSGYNAMSLTLNLLLDQPRFISFPSSLTIFTPPDSAFAAAGQPSLSLLLLHFSPLSLSLESLSSLPFSSPIPTLSRTHASVFITTSSENPTKISINNVEISGSPVYDDGSVVVFAVENFFEPNFALPAPQSVINPNPECVKFSTFSRYKEASGVLKSRGYSIFATFLDLQLMGFVDSDKIPSENETKLTIFAPVDEALIGDSGNFLEYSSIFLRHLLPCKLNWNELNGIANETVFRNYVEELSMKIQKSGDKVMINGVEITAPGLYENEGIAIHGVREMIPVLDDADEDTAETSFMKVEKKNVEGNCPSPDRSEF, from the coding sequence ATGGCTTCCCTCACTGTTttcctctctctcctcactctctTTTCCCTCCTCTCCCTCGCCCAACTCCAATCCCCGCCGCCATCAACTTCCCCACAACCACAGCCTCCACCACCGTCGCCGCCACAGTCTCTTTTGAATGCAGCGGAGACCCTATCGAATTCAGGCTACAACGCCATGTCCCTCACTTTAAATCTCCTCCTTGATCAACCCCGTTTCATCAGCTTTCCATCTTCGCTGACCATATTTACTCCGCCTGATTCCGCCTTTGCTGCTGCAGGCCAGCCTTCACTCTCCCTGCTCCTCCTCCACTTCTCGCCACTTTCTCTTTCCCTCGAATCACTCAGTTCTCTGCCATTTTCTTCCCCCATCCCAACCCTGTCAAGAACCCATGCTTCCGTCTTTATCACCACCTCATCCGAAAACCCCACCAAAATTTCCATCAACAATGTTGAAATTTCCGGCTCACCCGTCTATGATGATGGCTCTGTTGTGGTTTTTGCAGTGGAAAATTTCTTTGAGCCTAATTTCGCTCTTCCCGCTCCTCAGTCAGTCATAAACCCCAACCCAGAATGCGTGAAATTCAGTACTTTTTCACGGTATAAGGAGGCATCAGGGGTACTAAAATCAAGGGGTTATTCAATTTTTGCCACTTTTCTGGACTTGCAATTGATGGGCTTTGTGGATTCCGATAAAATCCCTTCTGAGAATGAGACAAAACTAACTATTTTTGCCCCTGTGGATGAGGCTTTGATTGGGGATTCCGGGAATTTTCTTGAGTATTCATCCATTTTCTTGAGGCATTTGTTACCCTGTAAGCTTAATTGGAATGAGCTCAATGGGATTGCAAATGAGACTGTTTTCAGAAACTATGTTGAGGAGCTTAGCATGAAAATCCAGAAATCTGGTGATAAAGTGATGATTAATGGGGTTGAGATTACTGCTCCAGGATTATACGAGAATGAAGGGATTGCAATTCACGGTGTGAGGGAGATGATACCAGTATTGGATGATGCAGATGAGGATACTGCAGAGACATCTTTCATGAAAGTTGAGAAGAAGAATGTTGAGGGAAATTGTCCTTCCCCCGATCGTAGTGAATTCTGA
- the LOC113717897 gene encoding isoeugenol synthase 1-like, which produces MAPMKSKILIFAATGYLGKYMVDASVSLGHPTYVYIRPVKPTTDSTKLQLLKEFESMGVTIFQGELDEHEKLVSVLRQVDVVISTLAVPQHLEQFKIINAMKEAGNIKRFVPSEFGNEVDRVSGLPPFEALLDNKRKVRRAIEAAGIPFTYVSANSFAAYFVDYLLHPHQKTDEVTVYGSGEAKAVLNYEEDVAIYTIRAATDPRVEKRVIIYRPPKNIVSQLDLISSWEKKTGRTMKITHLPEEEVVKLTETLPVPDNISVAILHNIYIKGDQTSFELTENDLEASKLYPDHNYTSVDDLLNRCLVDPPKPKLAAFV; this is translated from the exons ATGGCTCCTATGAAGAGCAAGATATTGATATTTGCAGCCACAGGTTATCTTGGAAAATATATGGTGGATGCAAGCGTTTCTCTTGGCCATCCAACCTATGTCTATATCCGTCCAGTCAAGCCAACTACTGATTCCACAAAGCTTCAACTGCTCAAAGAATTCGAATCAATGGGAGTCACCATTTTCCAA GGAGAACTTGATGAACATGAGAAGCTGGTTTCTGTGCTTCGACAAGTAGATGTGGTCATATCAACTCTAGCCGTCCCACAACATCTTGAACAATTCAAAATCATTAATGCCATGAAAGAGGCAGGCAACATCAAG AGATTTGTTCCTTCAGAATTTGGTAATGAAGTTGATAGAGTGAGTGGACTTCCACCGTTTGAAGCTTTACTTGATAACAAGAGGAAGGTGAGGAGGGCAATTGAAGCAGCTGGAATTCCATTTACATACGTGTCTGCAAATTCATTTGCAGCTTACTTCGTAGATTACTTGCTTCATCCACATCAAAAGACAGATGAAGTTACTGTATATGGGAGCGGTGAAGCCAAGG CCGTGTTGAACTACGAGGAGGATGTTGCAATCTATACAATCAGGGCAGCAACAGATCCAAGAGTAGAAAAGCGTGTCATCATCTACAGACCTCCTAAAAATATTGTCTCGCAGCTGGATTTGATTTCTTCATGGGAGAAAAAGACTGGACGTACAATGAAAATAACCCATCTTCCCGAGGAAGAAGTGGTCAAGCTCACTGAAA CGTTACCTGTTCCAGACAATATATCAGTGGCCATTCTTCATaatatatacatcaaaggtgATCAAACGAGCTTTGAGTTAACAGAGAATGACTTGGAAGCCTCCAAGCTTTATCCTGATCACAACTACACCTCAGTTGATGATCTTCTCAACCGGTGTCTGGTTGACCCTCCCAAACCCAAGTTGGCTGCATTTGTTTAA
- the LOC113719604 gene encoding beta-glucuronosyltransferase GlcAT14A yields the protein MGVGAEKKWLFALFSAAFLSFLIFISSICGLSSSFYSYSSQKPYTLSVDRGPGHPPAFAYYISGGRGDANRIFRLFLAVYHPRNRYLLHIGADGSDIERKKLGAMVNSVPAVRAFGNVDVIGKPDPVTYMGSSNIAAVLRAAAILLKVDKGWDWFITLSALDYPLITQDDLSHVFSSVRRDLNFIDHTSDLGWKGGQRIEPIVVDPGIYLARRTQIFHATEKRPMPDAFRVFTGSPWVMLSRSFLEFCIFGWDNLPRTILMYVTNTMLSEEVYFHTVICNSHEFKNTTVNGDLRYFVWDDPPKMEPHFLSTSDYEGMVQSGAAFARQFAKDDPVLDMVDEKILKRGSNRPTPGAWCTGRNKWLTDPCSQWGNVNVLKPGPHFKKLSKSLSKLLEEWKSESNQCR from the exons ATGGGTGTGGGGGCGGAAAAGAAATGGCTTTTTGCACTGTTTTCTGCTGCATTCCTATCATTCCTCATATTTATCTCATCAATTTGCGGTCTAAGCTCATCTTTCTACTCATATTCCTCTCAGAAACCTTATACTTTATCAGTCGACCGTGGCCCCGGCCATCCGCCTGCTTTTGCTTATTATATCTCCGGTGGCCGAGGCGATGCGAATCGGATTTTTAGGCTTTTTTTAGCTGTTTATCATCCCAGGAATAGGTACTTATTGCACATTGGTGCAGATGGGTCGGatattgaaaggaaaaaattagGGGCAATGGTGAATTCTGTTCCTGCTGTCAGGGCGTTTGGGAATGTAGATGTAATTGGGAAGCCTGATCCTGTTACTTACATGGGGTCTAGTAATATAGCTGCTGTTTTACGGGCTGCTGCGATTTTGTTGAAGGTGGATAAGGGATGGGATTGGTTTATTACCCTCAGTGCCTTGGATTATCCATTGATTACTCAAGATG ACTTATCCCATGTGTTCTCATCTGTTAGGAGAGACCTGAATTTCATTGACCACACCAGTGACCTCGGGTGGAAAGG GGGTCAAAGAATTGAGCCAATTGTGGTTGATCCAGGGATATACTTGGCAAGAAGGACACAGATCTTCCATGCAACCGAAAAGCGGCCAATGCCTGATGCTTTCCGAGTTTTTACAG GTTCACCATGGGTCATGTTGAGCAGATCTTTCCTTGAGTTCTGCATTTTTGGTTGGGATAATCTCCCTCGGACCATTTTAATGTATGTTACGAATACAATGTTGTCTGAAGAAGTCTACTTCCATACAGTTATTTGCAACTCACATGAATTCAAGAACACGACTGTCAATGGTGACCTAAGATATTTTGTTTGGGATGACCCACCTAAAATGGAGCCCCACTTCCTCAGCACATCAGATTATGAGGGGATGGTTCAGAGTGGTGCTGCTTTCGCCAGACAGTTTGCAAAAGATGACCCGGTGTTGGACATGGTTGATGAGAAGATCCTCAAACGTGGCAGTAACCGACCTACGCCTGGGGCGTGGTGCACAGGGCGGAACAAATGGTTGACGGATCCTTGCTCTCAATGGGGTAATGTCAATGTTTTGAAGCCAGGTCCTCATTTCAAGAAGCTATCAAAGTCTTTAAGTAAGCTTCTTGAAGAATGGAAATCAGAGTCAAATCAGTGCAGATAG